A genomic segment from Lignipirellula cremea encodes:
- a CDS encoding wax synthase family protein, which yields MTGYLPQHPETLVWVGVFLLAELLAGFAVTRMKNACLALAGAWLLVVGATAGIERWTVLEPAGVRMLAIISGLLFGMKAVVSVEQQAAGRERLRRLNWLLFAAAWPGMRPTAFAAVFASSRSRWRELLIRGLRNLAAGGLLVGIAWSIVWLPGETGAFSTRVWLATIFLLSGLSLIVHFGLFNLLAGGWRLAGADCQALFRDPLRSTTLAEFWGRRWNLAFSEMTALAVFRPLRGVMGARDATLLAFLFSGLLHELAISVPVQAGYGLPLLYFALHAMAIQIEAWFSRNGLPVDSLAWVGRLWVLGWLLLPLPILFHPAFLRGCVWPLIGVVDGL from the coding sequence ATGACGGGCTATCTACCCCAGCACCCGGAAACGCTGGTCTGGGTGGGAGTCTTCCTGCTGGCGGAGCTGCTGGCGGGCTTTGCCGTCACGCGTATGAAAAACGCTTGCTTGGCGCTGGCGGGAGCCTGGCTGCTGGTCGTGGGGGCGACGGCGGGGATCGAACGCTGGACGGTGCTGGAACCGGCCGGCGTGCGGATGCTGGCGATCATCAGCGGGCTTCTGTTTGGGATGAAGGCGGTAGTTTCCGTCGAGCAGCAAGCGGCGGGCCGCGAACGGTTGCGCCGGTTGAACTGGCTGCTCTTTGCCGCGGCCTGGCCCGGCATGCGGCCGACAGCGTTTGCCGCGGTGTTTGCGTCGTCCCGCAGTCGCTGGCGGGAACTGCTGATTCGCGGCCTACGAAACCTGGCGGCGGGCGGCTTGCTGGTGGGAATCGCCTGGAGCATCGTCTGGCTGCCCGGAGAGACGGGAGCTTTCTCGACGCGCGTCTGGCTGGCGACGATCTTTCTCTTGTCGGGCCTGAGTCTGATCGTGCACTTCGGGTTGTTTAACCTGTTAGCGGGCGGATGGCGTCTGGCCGGCGCCGATTGCCAGGCTCTGTTTCGCGATCCGCTGCGCTCGACCACGCTGGCGGAGTTCTGGGGGCGCCGCTGGAATCTGGCGTTTTCTGAAATGACGGCCCTGGCTGTCTTTCGTCCGTTGCGGGGCGTGATGGGCGCTCGCGACGCGACCCTCCTGGCGTTTCTGTTTTCGGGATTGCTGCATGAGCTGGCGATCAGCGTGCCGGTCCAGGCGGGCTATGGCCTGCCGCTGTTGTACTTTGCACTGCATGCCATGGCCATACAGATCGAGGCCTGGTTCTCGCGCAACGGCCTGCCTGTCGACTCACTCGCCTGGGTCGGTCGGCTGTGGGTGCTGGGCTGGTTGCTGCTGCCGTTGCCGATCCTGTTTCACCCGGCTTTTCTGCGCGGATGTGTCTGGCCGCTGATCGGCGTGGTGGACGGTCTGTAG